In Calliopsis andreniformis isolate RMS-2024a chromosome 6, iyCalAndr_principal, whole genome shotgun sequence, a single genomic region encodes these proteins:
- the LOC143180631 gene encoding uncharacterized protein LOC143180631, with protein MLAASICREVHFTVLSSTTMASRVPRCLFGKPNSRETVEMLQEALDAERSKFAKRWGVDPRSEDKENNYQRKHHDKHEPSPKKRSNPYSRQTSIHDYWRARKVCEVNKKPLATSMDASKQQNEVSKTTKTAVKSSKKTAQN; from the exons ATGCTGGCAGCTTCGATTTGTCGCGAAGTTCACTTCACGGTATTGTCCAGCACGACTATGGCCTCGCGCGTTCCACGTTGCCTCTTCGGCAAGCCCAACTCCAGAGAGACCGTGGAAATGCTCCAAGAGGCCCTAGACGCGGAGAGGAGCAAATTCGCGAAGCGATGGGGCGTCGATCCGCGTTCCGAGGATAAGGAGAATAATTATCAGAGGAAGCACCACGACAAGCACGAGCCATCGCCTAAGAAACGGAGCAACCCGTACTCCAGGCAGACCAGTATTCATG ATTACTGGCGAGCTCGAAAAGTCTGCGAGGTGAATAAGAAGCCACTTGCAACATCGATGGACGCCTCGAAGCAGCAGAACGAAGTGTCGAAAACGACGAAGACGGCAGTGAAGTCGTCGAAGAAGACGGCACAGAATTGA